The following coding sequences lie in one Phalacrocorax aristotelis chromosome 2, bGulAri2.1, whole genome shotgun sequence genomic window:
- the NXPH1 gene encoding neurexophilin-1, protein MQAVYWYAVLLLQPTLDLVTCANLTNGGKTELLKSGSSKSTLKHIWTESSKDLSISRLLSQTFRGKENDTDLDLRYDAPETYSEQDLWDWLRNSTDLQEPRPRAKRRPIVKTGKFKKMFGWGDFHSNIKTVKLNLLITGKIVDHGNGTFSVYFRHNSTGQGNVSVSLVPPTKIVEFDLAQQTVIDAKDSKSFNCRIEYEKVDKATKNTLCNYDPSKTCYQEQTQSHVSWLCSKPFKVICIYISFYSTDYKLVQKVCPDYNYHSDTPYFPSG, encoded by the coding sequence gttACCTGTGCAAATTTAACAAATGGAGGAAAAACAGAACTTCTAAAATCAGGAAGCTCCAAATCCACACTAAAGCACATATGGACAGAAAGTAGCAAAGATTTGTCCATCAGCCGACTGCTGTCACAGACTTTTCgtggaaaggaaaatgataCAGATTTGGACCTGCGATACGATGCCCCAGAAACTTATTCTGAGCAAGATCTCTGGGACTGGCTGAGGAACTCCACAGACCTGCAAGAGCCTCGGCCCAGAGCAAAGAGACGGCCCATTGTCAAGACTGggaaatttaagaaaatgtttggcTGGGGTGATTTTCATTCCAACATCAAGACTGTGAAGCTAAATCTGTTAATAACGGGAAAAATCGTTGACCATGGCAATGGGACATTTAGTGTTTACTTCAGGCATAACTCCACTGGTCAAGGGAATGTATCTGTGAGCCTAGTGCCCCCTACAAAAATAGTGGAATTTGACTTGGCACAACAGACAGTGATTGATGCCAAAGATTCCAAGTCCTTTAACTGTCGAATCGAGTATGAAAAGGTTGACAAGGCTACCAAGAACACACTCTGCAACTATGACCCTTCAAAAACCTGTTATCAGGAGCAGACCCAGAGCCACGTGTCATGGCTCTGCTCCAAGCCCTTTAAAGTAATCTgtatttacatttccttttataGTACAGATTATAAACTAGTACAGAAGGTGTGTCCTGATTACAACTACCACAGTGACACACCCTACTTCCCATCAGGGTGA